A portion of the Ricinus communis isolate WT05 ecotype wild-type chromosome 10, ASM1957865v1, whole genome shotgun sequence genome contains these proteins:
- the LOC8260418 gene encoding mitochondrial fission 1 protein A has translation MEAKISKFFDSVGSFFTGGDQIPWCDHDIILGCEREVAEAAKGESEELKNESIMRLSWALVHSKRPEDVQRGIAMLEASLGNSSSPLQQREKVYLLAVGYYRSGDYSRSRQLVEQCLAVAPDWRQALVLKKTIEDRIAKDGVIGIGITATAVGLIAGGIAAAIARKK, from the exons ATGGAAGCAAAGATCAGCAAGTTCTTCGATTCGGTCGGCTCATTTTTCACCGGCGGGGATCAGATCCCATGGTGCGACCACGACATCATATTG GGGTGTGAGAGAGAAGTTGCAGAAGCAGCAAAAGGAGAGTCAGAGGAATTGAAAAATGAGAGTATAATGAGGTTATCATGGGCTCTTGTTCACTCTAAACGACCTGAAGATGTGCAGCGTGGAATTGCTATGCTTGAAg CATCATTAGGCAATAGTAGCTCCCCTTTGCAACAGCGGGAGAAGGTATATCTTCTAGCTGTTGGATATTACAGAAGTGGTGATTATTCAAGGAGCCGACAGCTTGTGGAGCAATGTTTGGcg GTTGCACCTGATTGGAGGCAGGCTCTGGTCCTCAAGAAGACAATTGAAGATCGCATTGCTAAAG ATGGTGTTATTGGAATAGGCATTACTGCTACCGCCGTGGGACTCATAGCTGGTGGAATTGCTGCAGCAATTGCACGCAAGAAATGA